The following are from one region of the Actinoplanes sp. L3-i22 genome:
- a CDS encoding ABC transporter substrate-binding protein, with protein sequence MRRTVLKVVAASAVLTLASACGNSGPGTGSGAAGADVQVWALEDAAVNPIATRSIADFNAGTGDNVKLVTYVNDAYKQKLQVAMGSPQAPDVFFNWGGGNLKQFVDAKQVEPLDDLLAKNPGLTDKFLPSVMDVGKVGGKQYGLPMIGVLPVVLFINKDVFAKAGVQPPTTYAELLNLIDVFKSKGITPIALAGSQGWTELMWLEYLLDRIGGVDKFKAIVDGRDGAWTDPAVVKSLGEIQNLVKRGAFGSNYASVNYDNQGASKLFATGKAAMHLMGTWDYSVQKDANPKFITDGKLGYVGFPAYEGGAGDPKAVVGNPSNYYSINAGSKNKAVATDFLAKSLTSDAYINGLIEAGQVPPVKGIEATLKAKPNSEFTTFTYDLVAGAPSFTQSWDQALSPSVSAELLTNLQKLFINKITPDEFAGNMAKVK encoded by the coding sequence ATGCGCAGAACCGTTCTGAAAGTGGTCGCCGCCTCCGCGGTGCTGACCCTCGCCTCCGCGTGCGGCAACTCCGGCCCGGGCACCGGGTCCGGCGCGGCCGGCGCCGACGTGCAGGTGTGGGCCCTGGAGGACGCCGCGGTCAACCCGATCGCGACCCGGAGCATCGCCGACTTCAACGCCGGCACCGGCGACAACGTCAAGCTGGTCACCTACGTCAACGACGCGTACAAGCAGAAGCTGCAGGTGGCGATGGGCTCGCCGCAGGCGCCGGACGTCTTCTTCAACTGGGGCGGCGGCAACCTCAAGCAGTTCGTCGACGCCAAGCAGGTCGAGCCGCTCGACGACCTGCTCGCCAAGAACCCCGGACTGACCGACAAGTTCCTGCCCAGCGTCATGGACGTCGGCAAGGTCGGCGGCAAGCAGTACGGCCTGCCGATGATCGGGGTGCTGCCGGTGGTCCTGTTCATCAACAAGGACGTGTTCGCCAAGGCCGGCGTGCAGCCGCCGACGACGTACGCCGAGCTCCTGAATTTGATCGATGTCTTCAAGTCGAAGGGGATCACGCCGATCGCGCTGGCCGGCTCCCAGGGCTGGACCGAGCTGATGTGGCTGGAGTATCTGCTGGACCGGATCGGCGGCGTGGACAAGTTCAAGGCGATCGTCGACGGCCGGGACGGCGCCTGGACCGACCCGGCGGTCGTCAAGTCCCTCGGGGAGATCCAGAACCTGGTCAAGCGGGGCGCGTTCGGCTCCAACTACGCCTCGGTCAACTACGACAACCAGGGCGCGTCGAAGCTGTTCGCCACCGGCAAGGCGGCCATGCACCTGATGGGTACCTGGGACTACTCGGTGCAGAAGGACGCGAACCCGAAGTTCATCACCGACGGCAAGCTCGGCTACGTGGGCTTTCCGGCCTACGAGGGCGGCGCCGGTGACCCGAAGGCGGTCGTGGGCAACCCGAGCAACTACTACTCGATCAACGCCGGGTCGAAGAACAAGGCGGTCGCCACCGACTTCCTGGCCAAGTCGCTGACCTCGGACGCCTACATCAACGGCCTGATCGAGGCCGGCCAGGTGCCGCCGGTCAAGGGCATCGAGGCGACCCTGAAGGCGAAGCCGAACTCCGAGTTCACCACGTTCACCTACGACCTGGTCGCCGGCGCCCCCAGCTTCACCCAGTCCTGGGACCAGGCGCTCAGCCCGTCGGTCAGCGCCGAACTGCTGACCAACCTGCAGAAGCTGTTCATCAACAAGATCACGCCGGACGAGTTCGCCGGCAACATGGCCAAGGTCAAATGA
- a CDS encoding carbohydrate-binding protein, protein MKKRLAAVAAIAVAALAVPLLSSPAEAAISGPNLPAGNKVLFLAGQTTPDLAAYKSQVLDVDAGFPKPGGVTMYTNISPNACNGLTATCDLNGNVFNFDQTLAQYPGAALAVGLYLADSPGCNNQPLRAIINRPDADIAGALGAQYRQNLDNLITYLKNTGRAVYLRVGYEFDGPWNCYNADFYKAAFRVVKQRITALGASNVATVWQSASYVKDGAPEYKQDFSNPSHLADWYPGDDVVDWVAMSTFYWDATYRKHQWACDTPTSSPGVLYDRVLNFARAHGKPAMIAESTPQGYRTSALDSSCVNVNNRVALGSGAELAGWYDQYFGYINANTDVLRAVSYINSDWEAIKQFNCPVGATAGSPNCTDGYWGDSRIQDNATIRANFKRELQNSIFVNGTLAGRGVDWGSGVPTNPTSSPTPTPSTSTPPATGGRDAFATIEAEGPDSQSGTQVIGGNRLGSLNTGDWARYDRITFGHTPNLVTFRYSSARATNQAFTLEFHAGSATGPVIAAPGVLGTGSTGTFKELAFNVGNLPAGTTSITVVPRANETTDILELDWFRFS, encoded by the coding sequence ATGAAGAAGAGACTGGCCGCCGTCGCGGCCATAGCCGTCGCGGCTCTGGCCGTCCCCCTCCTCTCCTCCCCCGCCGAGGCCGCGATCAGCGGCCCGAACCTCCCGGCCGGCAACAAGGTGCTGTTCCTGGCCGGTCAGACCACCCCGGACCTGGCCGCCTACAAGTCGCAGGTGCTCGACGTCGACGCCGGTTTCCCCAAGCCGGGCGGCGTCACCATGTACACCAACATCTCGCCGAACGCCTGCAACGGGCTCACCGCCACCTGTGACCTCAACGGCAACGTGTTCAACTTCGACCAGACGCTGGCCCAGTACCCGGGCGCCGCGCTGGCCGTCGGGCTCTACCTCGCGGACAGCCCGGGCTGCAACAACCAGCCGCTGCGGGCGATCATCAACCGGCCGGACGCGGACATCGCCGGGGCGCTCGGCGCGCAGTACCGGCAGAACCTGGACAACCTGATCACCTACCTGAAGAACACCGGCCGGGCCGTCTACCTGCGCGTCGGCTACGAGTTCGACGGGCCGTGGAACTGCTACAACGCGGACTTCTACAAGGCCGCGTTCCGGGTGGTGAAGCAGCGGATCACCGCGCTCGGCGCGAGCAACGTGGCGACCGTGTGGCAGAGCGCCAGCTACGTCAAGGACGGGGCGCCGGAGTACAAGCAGGACTTCTCCAACCCGAGCCACCTGGCCGACTGGTATCCGGGCGACGACGTCGTGGACTGGGTCGCGATGAGCACGTTCTACTGGGACGCGACGTACCGCAAACACCAGTGGGCCTGTGACACCCCGACCAGTTCCCCGGGCGTGCTCTACGACCGGGTGCTGAACTTCGCCCGCGCGCACGGCAAGCCGGCGATGATCGCGGAGTCGACGCCGCAGGGCTACCGGACCTCGGCGCTCGACTCGTCCTGCGTCAACGTGAACAACCGGGTCGCACTGGGCAGCGGGGCCGAGCTGGCCGGCTGGTACGACCAGTACTTCGGGTACATCAACGCGAACACCGACGTGCTGCGCGCGGTCTCCTACATCAACAGCGACTGGGAGGCGATCAAGCAGTTCAACTGCCCGGTCGGCGCGACCGCGGGCTCGCCGAACTGCACCGACGGGTACTGGGGTGACAGCCGGATCCAGGACAACGCGACGATCCGGGCGAACTTCAAGCGCGAGCTGCAGAACTCGATCTTCGTGAACGGGACGCTCGCCGGCCGCGGGGTCGATTGGGGCAGTGGCGTCCCGACAAATCCGACTTCATCCCCGACGCCGACGCCGTCCACCTCTACTCCCCCGGCCACCGGCGGCCGCGACGCGTTCGCCACGATCGAGGCCGAGGGCCCGGACTCGCAGAGCGGCACCCAGGTGATCGGCGGCAACCGGCTCGGCTCGCTGAACACCGGCGACTGGGCCCGCTACGACCGCATCACTTTCGGTCACACCCCGAACCTGGTAACCTTCCGGTACTCGTCTGCGCGCGCCACCAACCAGGCGTTCACGCTGGAGTTCCACGCCGGCTCGGCGACCGGCCCGGTGATCGCCGCGCCCGGGGTGCTCGGCACCGGCTCGACCGGGACGTTCAAGGAGCTCGCCTTCAACGTCGGCAACCTGCCGGCCGGCACCACCTCGATCACCGTCGTCCCGCGCGCCAACGAGACCACCGACATCCTCGAGCTCGACTGGTTCCGCTTCTCCTGA
- a CDS encoding carbohydrate ABC transporter permease produces MIAAARRERPGFTWAAPAVLFFLALGILPVFAVVYLSFTKWNGLGDPQWIGLDNWKSITDDPDLVNGIVKTVTLTVVSWLLQTPLALLIGVWAAGPQRGRAALSTLFFLPLLLSTAAISLTFVSLLDPNFGLAADYGKYVGFADGNFLGSDHALYVVAFVVAWQFVPFHTLLYQSATRQIPRSLYEAAQIDGATGVRQFFAITLPQLRNTIIASSVLMLVGSLTYFEMILLMTNGGPGTATRVLPLHMYIKGFVGFDMGYASVLAVLLVAVGTALSVVVVRSTGYHRMASDREGA; encoded by the coding sequence ATGATCGCGGCGGCACGCCGGGAGCGGCCCGGGTTCACCTGGGCCGCGCCCGCGGTTCTCTTCTTCCTCGCGCTCGGCATCCTGCCGGTCTTCGCGGTGGTCTACCTCAGCTTCACCAAGTGGAACGGCCTCGGCGACCCGCAGTGGATCGGCCTGGACAACTGGAAGTCGATCACCGACGACCCGGACCTGGTCAACGGCATCGTCAAGACGGTCACCCTGACCGTCGTCTCCTGGCTGCTGCAGACCCCGCTCGCCCTGCTCATCGGGGTCTGGGCGGCCGGCCCGCAGCGCGGCCGGGCGGCGCTGTCGACGCTGTTCTTCCTGCCGCTGCTGCTGTCCACCGCGGCCATCTCGCTGACCTTCGTGTCGCTGCTCGACCCGAACTTCGGCCTGGCCGCCGACTACGGCAAATACGTCGGATTCGCCGACGGCAACTTCCTCGGCTCGGACCACGCGCTCTACGTCGTCGCGTTCGTCGTGGCCTGGCAGTTCGTGCCGTTCCACACCCTGCTCTACCAGTCGGCGACCCGGCAGATCCCGCGGTCGCTCTACGAGGCCGCGCAGATCGACGGGGCAACGGGGGTGCGGCAGTTCTTCGCGATCACGCTGCCGCAGTTGCGGAACACGATCATCGCGAGCTCGGTGCTGATGCTGGTGGGCTCACTGACGTACTTCGAAATGATTCTGCTGATGACCAACGGCGGGCCGGGCACCGCGACCCGGGTGCTGCCGCTGCACATGTACATCAAGGGCTTCGTCGGCTTCGACATGGGCTACGCCAGCGTCCTCGCGGTGCTGCTGGTCGCGGTCGGCACCGCGTTGTCGGTGGTCGTGGTCCGGTCCACCGGCTATCACCGGATGGCCAGCGATCGGGAGGGAGCGTGA
- a CDS encoding glycoside hydrolase family 43 protein, with protein MPEIHNPVLPGFHPDPSILRVGADYYLATSTFEWYPGVRLHHSRDLVHWRPLGGVLSVRRLLDLAGVPDSGGVWAPCLTWADGLFHLVFTNVGGYTGFFDTPNYLVTAPSIDGPWSDPVPLHARGFDPSLFHDDDGRSWLLSNQVDWRPGHPWAAGIIAQELDRATGKLLGKPHQVYGGTAAGMTEGPHVYRRDGWYYLVTAEGGTEWFHQATVARSRRLLGPYETDPAGPLLTAVHRPDLALQKAGHGSLVETPAGEWFFAHLAGRPLSAPRGRCVLGRETAVQRVTWTDDGWPRIAGGVPHDVVTGPDLPAHPWPAAPEDFTGPHWNTLRRPADPSWLTVLDPGRVRLLGGRPPSSRAGESLLARRVQHTRASFEATVDFEPSGFQQMAGIVAYYNSRNWYFLRIGWDGGPVAEVTSCTRGRLRSHGPAVPVSGPARFRLDFDDGTLTAAYGSTTWGPFDASTLSDEHAHESDGENALTWGFTGTFVGLWAQDLTGESLPAEFSDAHYHPA; from the coding sequence GTGCCCGAGATCCACAATCCTGTCCTGCCCGGATTCCACCCGGACCCGTCGATCCTGCGCGTCGGCGCCGACTACTACCTGGCCACCTCGACGTTCGAGTGGTACCCCGGGGTCCGCCTGCACCACTCCCGGGACCTGGTGCACTGGCGGCCGTTGGGCGGCGTGCTGTCCGTCCGCCGGCTGCTCGACCTGGCCGGCGTCCCGGACTCCGGCGGGGTCTGGGCGCCGTGCCTGACCTGGGCCGACGGGCTGTTCCACCTGGTGTTCACGAACGTCGGCGGCTACACCGGCTTCTTCGACACGCCGAACTACCTGGTCACCGCGCCGAGCATCGACGGACCCTGGTCCGACCCGGTGCCGCTGCACGCCCGCGGCTTCGACCCGTCGCTGTTCCACGACGACGACGGCCGCTCCTGGCTGCTGTCCAACCAGGTCGACTGGCGGCCCGGGCACCCCTGGGCGGCCGGGATCATCGCCCAGGAGCTGGACCGGGCCACCGGCAAACTGCTGGGCAAACCCCATCAGGTGTACGGCGGGACCGCCGCCGGCATGACCGAGGGCCCGCACGTGTACCGGCGGGACGGCTGGTACTACCTGGTCACCGCGGAGGGTGGCACCGAGTGGTTCCACCAGGCGACGGTCGCGCGGTCGCGGCGGCTGCTCGGGCCGTACGAGACGGACCCGGCCGGCCCGCTGCTCACCGCGGTGCACCGGCCCGACCTGGCCCTGCAGAAGGCCGGTCACGGCAGCCTGGTCGAGACCCCGGCCGGCGAGTGGTTCTTCGCGCACCTGGCCGGCCGGCCGCTGAGCGCGCCGCGCGGCCGGTGCGTGCTCGGCCGGGAGACCGCCGTCCAGCGGGTCACCTGGACCGACGACGGCTGGCCGCGGATCGCCGGCGGCGTCCCGCACGACGTGGTGACCGGTCCGGACCTGCCGGCCCATCCGTGGCCGGCCGCCCCGGAAGACTTCACCGGACCGCACTGGAACACCCTGCGGCGGCCGGCCGACCCGTCCTGGCTGACCGTTCTTGATCCGGGCCGGGTCCGGCTCCTCGGCGGCCGGCCGCCGTCGTCCCGGGCCGGGGAGAGCCTGCTCGCCCGGCGGGTCCAGCACACCCGGGCGTCGTTCGAGGCGACCGTCGACTTCGAACCGTCCGGGTTCCAGCAGATGGCCGGGATCGTCGCCTACTACAACAGCCGCAACTGGTACTTCCTGCGGATCGGCTGGGACGGCGGCCCGGTCGCCGAGGTGACCTCGTGCACCCGCGGGCGGCTGCGCTCGCACGGCCCGGCGGTCCCGGTGTCCGGCCCGGCCCGGTTCCGCCTGGATTTCGACGACGGAACACTGACCGCCGCCTACGGCTCGACCACCTGGGGGCCGTTCGACGCGAGCACCCTCTCCGACGAACACGCCCACGAATCCGACGGCGAGAACGCTCTGACCTGGGGATTCACCGGCACGTTCGTCGGCCTCTGGGCCCAGGACCTGACCGGCGAGTCGCTCCCGGCCGAGTTCTCCGACGCCCACTACCACCCGGCCTGA
- a CDS encoding carbohydrate ABC transporter permease: MSGKNRANVPAGVLATVWLIIVAVPIYFVVITGFRTQDAYIEQGPLDLPTRPTLGNFTSLFELGFTTYLVNSLIVAFGTVAVVLGVALPAAYAIVRNPSRQLKIAFNVFLLGLAVPAQAVIVPIYLIITRLQLYDSLLAVILPTAAFSLPIAIVVLTSTLRDIPGELYEAMTVDGAASGRIFTRLVLPLSRPGLVSVGIFVGLGAWNGFLFPLVLTQSDEQRVLTLGLWKFQSQYGTNVPGLMAAVVLSALPVLALYLFGRRHLLSGLAAGFGK; encoded by the coding sequence ATGTCAGGAAAAAACCGGGCGAACGTGCCGGCCGGCGTGCTCGCCACCGTTTGGCTGATCATCGTCGCCGTCCCGATCTACTTCGTGGTGATCACCGGGTTCCGGACCCAGGACGCGTACATCGAACAGGGCCCGCTCGACCTGCCGACCCGCCCCACGCTGGGGAACTTCACCTCGCTGTTCGAGCTCGGCTTCACCACGTACCTGGTCAACAGCCTGATCGTGGCGTTCGGCACGGTCGCGGTGGTGCTCGGGGTGGCGCTGCCGGCGGCGTACGCGATCGTCCGCAACCCCAGCCGGCAGCTGAAGATCGCGTTCAACGTCTTCCTGCTCGGGCTGGCCGTCCCGGCCCAGGCCGTCATCGTGCCGATCTACCTGATCATCACGCGACTGCAGCTGTACGACTCGCTGCTCGCGGTGATCCTGCCGACCGCCGCGTTCTCGCTGCCGATCGCGATCGTCGTGCTGACCAGCACGCTGCGCGACATCCCCGGCGAGCTGTACGAGGCGATGACCGTCGACGGCGCCGCCAGCGGCCGGATCTTCACCCGGCTCGTCCTGCCGCTGTCCCGGCCGGGACTGGTCAGCGTCGGCATCTTCGTCGGCCTGGGCGCCTGGAACGGCTTCCTGTTCCCGCTCGTGCTCACCCAGAGCGACGAGCAGCGCGTGCTCACCCTGGGCCTGTGGAAGTTCCAGAGCCAGTACGGCACGAACGTGCCCGGACTGATGGCCGCGGTCGTGCTCTCCGCGCTGCCGGTCCTCGCCCTGTACCTGTTCGGCCGCCGGCACCTGCTCAGCGGGCTCGCGGCCGGCTTCGGAAAGTAG